From Tripterygium wilfordii isolate XIE 37 chromosome 16, ASM1340144v1, whole genome shotgun sequence, one genomic window encodes:
- the LOC119980542 gene encoding KAT8 regulatory NSL complex subunit 3 isoform X1 — protein MASSAQPSKRRRKNHSGNDNDSAEVETSLEKLAPVVVFAHGAGAPSSSDWMIRWKEMLKKALGAVEVVTFDYPFGKLMNVGADISGGKRKAPPKAEKLVEFHSNIVKETVAKYPGHPLILAGKSMGSRVSCMVAAEPVIDVSAVVCLGYPLKGMNGTIRDEILLQLTAPVMFVQGSKDGLCPLDKLEGVRKKIKSHNELHVVDGGDHSFKIGKKHLQMKGSTQDEADRLAVEAIAKFLSICLGERFSTGCMN, from the exons ATGGCTTCCTCTGCACAACCTTCAAAGCGAAGACGAAAGAACCATAGCGGCAACGACAATGATTCTGCTGAGGTTGAAACGTCACTCGAGAAGTTAGCCCCTGTCGTTGTCTTCGCTCATGGCGCTGGTGCCCCTTCCTCCTCTGATTGGATGATTAG GTGGAAGGAAATGTTGAAGAAGGCATTAGGTGCTGTTGAAGTGGTCACATTTGATTATCCTT TTGGCAAATTGATGAATGTTGGGGCAGATATTTCTGGTGGAAAGAGGAAAGCTCCTCCAAAAGCAGAAAAGCTGGTTGAGTTTCACTCAAATATTGTGAAAGAGACTGTTGCTAAGTACCCTGGCCATCCTCTGATATTGGCAGGGAAATCTATGGGTTCAAG AGTCAGCTGTATGGTAGCTGCTGAGCCAGTCATTGATGTTTCAGCAGTAGTCTGCTTAGGATACCCCCTGAAG GGAATGAATGGCACCATACGAGATGAGATATTGTTGCAACTTACAGCCCCTGTAATGTTTGTACAG GGTAGCAAAGATGGACTATGTCCCCTTGACAAGTTGGAAGGTGTACGCAAGAAGATTAAATCCCATAATGAGTTGCATGTGGTGGATGGTGGTGACCACTCATTCAAGATTGGAAAAAAGCACCTTCAAATGAAAGGTTCAACTCAAGATGAAGCGGACCGTCTTGCTGTAGAGGCCATTGCAAAGTTTCTCTCCATATGTCTTGGAGAAAG gtTTTCCACAGGGTGCATGAACTGA
- the LOC119980717 gene encoding uncharacterized protein LOC119980717: protein MTSRRNQDFSYEYEYNYSQSVPWVDCTQTIARGSSSQHQLPDVNVTDVEVEDDERYIEFDDSEIEDDDDGNEGDLEVKQVLENKAELLNVVKAWHIENNYQYKTQCSNTEIIQLKCVKDNACRWYLRAKEEESIKMWMITVLRGPHTCISASLTQGHQQLDSEYLGSVILGIVRANLKICVAAIQAFASTQLKHEVSYFKAWMAKHKAIEKLFGSFEASYGVLPKFLGSLQMSNPSTVVHFEYKDYNNLVATFGRVFRAFRPSIDGSQYCCPLINIDGMHLYVKYKEKLLIVVAFDADNGLFPLCYALVDVKNNRNWAWFINCIRAYVTDCQGVCVLSD from the exons ATGACTTCACGAAGAAATCAAGATTTTTCATATGAATATGAGTACAATTACAGTCAATCTGTTCCTTGGGTTGATTGTACCCAAACAATTGCTAGAGGTTCTTCTTCACAACATCAATTACCGGATGTTAATGTCAC CGATGTTGAGGTTGAAGATGATGAACGTTACATAGAATTTGATGACAGTGAGattgaggatgatgatgat GGGAATGAAGGTGACTTAGAAGTGAAGCAAGTGCTCGAGAATAAGGCAGAACTGCTTAATGTGGTGAAAGCGTGGCACATAGAAAACAATTATCAATACAAGACTCAGTGTTCTAACACAGAAATTATTCAATTAAAATGTGTGAAGGACAATGCTTGCAGATGGTATCTTCGGGCGAAGGAGGAAGAGTCAATAAAAATGTGGATGATAACTGTGTTAAGAGGGCCACATACATGCATAAGTGCCTCTTTAACACAAGGGCACCAACAGCTGGATTCTGAGTACTTGGGAAGTGTGATTTTAGGTATTGTCCGAGCTAATTTGAAGATTTGTGTTGCTGCTATCCAAGCCTTTGCAAGCACACAACTGAAACATGAAGTATCTTATTTCAAGGCATGGATGGCAAAACATAAAGCAATAGAGAAGTTATTTGGATCATTCGAGGCATCATACGGTGTACTGCCTAAGTTCTTAGGATCTTTGCAGATGTCGAATCCAAGCACAGTTGTCCATTTCGAGTATAAGGACTATAACAACTTAGTAGCAACATTTGGACGTGTGTTTCGGGCATTCAGGCCAAGCATTGATGGTTCTCAGTATTGTTGTCCATTGATCAACATTGATGGCATGCATCTGTATGTAAAATATAAAGAGAAGTTGCTAATAGTAGTTGCATTTGATGCAGATAATGGGTTGTTCCCATTATGTTATGCTTTGGTCGATGTAAAAAATAATCGAAATTGGGCATGGTTCATAAATTGTATCCGTGCGTATGTTACTGATTGTCAGGGTGTATGTGTGTTGTCTGATTGA
- the LOC119980544 gene encoding histidine-rich glycoprotein-like: MGSTQMYKSVEEDNYNQEAYKGHTHDKTKTKTNSHCHDHTAQAQLHPAEPTHRHHKTKIHAHSYGQPPVHQPNNHHSQTSHHHQGLANKHGNHTGNNHVVKQCDEQPPVHTANKHPSVHAPCGKPEKKSKAKKEKNEECKKKEKKENNGECKKKEKKEKNGECKKKEKKNIYKKAAKDHGSSSDSSSSSSSSDSDKD; this comes from the exons ATGGGTTCAACGCAAATGTACAAGTCTGTGGAGGAAGACAACTACAATCAAGAGGCCTACAAGGGCCATACCCATGACaagaccaaaaccaaaaccaactCTCACTGCCACGACCACACGGCCCAGGCCCAACTACACCCCGCCGAACCCACACACAGGCACCACAAGACCAAAATCCACGCCCATTCTTATGGACAGCCCCCTGTGCATCAGCCCAATAACCATCACAGCCAAACCAGTCACCACCATCAAGGCTTAGCCAACAAGCATGGGAACCACACTGGCAACAACCATGTGGTCAAGCAATGTGATGAACAGCCCCCAGTTCACACGGCCAACAAACATCCATCAGTTCATGCACCCTGTGGAAAacctgaaaagaaaagtaaagcaaagaaggaaaagaatgaGGAgtgcaagaagaaagaaaagaaggaaaataatGGAGAgtgcaagaagaaagaaaaaaaggaaaagaatggGGAgtgcaagaagaaagaaaaaaagaacatcTACAAGAAGGCGGCCAAGGATCATGGTAGTAGCAGtgacagcagcagcagcagcagtagtAGCGACAGCGACAAG GATTGA
- the LOC119980542 gene encoding KAT8 regulatory NSL complex subunit 3 isoform X2 — MASSAQPSKRRRKNHSGNDNDSAEVETSLEKLAPVVVFAHGAGAPSSSDWMIRWKEMLKKALGAVEVVTFDYPYISGGKRKAPPKAEKLVEFHSNIVKETVAKYPGHPLILAGKSMGSRVSCMVAAEPVIDVSAVVCLGYPLKGMNGTIRDEILLQLTAPVMFVQGSKDGLCPLDKLEGVRKKIKSHNELHVVDGGDHSFKIGKKHLQMKGSTQDEADRLAVEAIAKFLSICLGERFSTGCMN; from the exons ATGGCTTCCTCTGCACAACCTTCAAAGCGAAGACGAAAGAACCATAGCGGCAACGACAATGATTCTGCTGAGGTTGAAACGTCACTCGAGAAGTTAGCCCCTGTCGTTGTCTTCGCTCATGGCGCTGGTGCCCCTTCCTCCTCTGATTGGATGATTAG GTGGAAGGAAATGTTGAAGAAGGCATTAGGTGCTGTTGAAGTGGTCACATTTGATTATCCTT ATATTTCTGGTGGAAAGAGGAAAGCTCCTCCAAAAGCAGAAAAGCTGGTTGAGTTTCACTCAAATATTGTGAAAGAGACTGTTGCTAAGTACCCTGGCCATCCTCTGATATTGGCAGGGAAATCTATGGGTTCAAG AGTCAGCTGTATGGTAGCTGCTGAGCCAGTCATTGATGTTTCAGCAGTAGTCTGCTTAGGATACCCCCTGAAG GGAATGAATGGCACCATACGAGATGAGATATTGTTGCAACTTACAGCCCCTGTAATGTTTGTACAG GGTAGCAAAGATGGACTATGTCCCCTTGACAAGTTGGAAGGTGTACGCAAGAAGATTAAATCCCATAATGAGTTGCATGTGGTGGATGGTGGTGACCACTCATTCAAGATTGGAAAAAAGCACCTTCAAATGAAAGGTTCAACTCAAGATGAAGCGGACCGTCTTGCTGTAGAGGCCATTGCAAAGTTTCTCTCCATATGTCTTGGAGAAAG gtTTTCCACAGGGTGCATGAACTGA